Sequence from the Ziziphus jujuba cultivar Dongzao chromosome 9, ASM3175591v1 genome:
attttttggttgtttgtCAAGAGCTACTTTATGACAACATTGAGGTTGTACTGGATAATCAGGCTGTCTTGTTCCTTCCTCAGGTTGTTTTGCAATTTGAGGTCATTTAGATCGTTCTGCAACTTGGGATCTCCCGATCTAGAGTTGTTCTGCAACCTAGGCCGTTAAGCGACCTGCATTCATTCCATTACCTATAGTCATTTCACGACCTAAAgttatttattctctttttgaggtcgttatttgttatttgtttgaGCTTAGGTAAGCTAGGTGAAAAAATCCacccacaaaaaataatataatatttattattattattatatatatatatatataaacgggTAGAGACTATATTTGCTAACTCTGACCGCCACTCCGACTAATCAGGAAGTCCCTCCTCCATTAGGGGCGGGGCACTGTAAGAATGGGGCAAGTATGTattgtttttcaataaaattttcaacaagCAGTTGTAATAGACAGTCCCAAACTCCCTTAACAGCCATTCATTCTATTTGACACGGTCATATTTATCCTCTGCATTATTGAGATGTTACCTTTTAAATCTTCATTTTAATATAACTATTAGACCATTTTCTAATCTACATTTAACTAATTGGTTTAAAGAACTTCTACTGCTGAGTGTGAATTTCTAAAAAGTTTCAGCCATTCAGTCATTCTACTTAACCATGGCAAAATTTCATGACTCAACTGACCTAAAGAAAATCGAACTAAAACAAacgtgtttttttatttttatatgtatatttttaatttttcacacGTATTAAAGcgtaatttttcatatatattaaagtGAGAGACTGGGAGTGGAGAACTTTTTAACCACACCTAATCTAATCTATTATCCCGAGCTTACTAAATTTCATTGTCATCTGAGCTGTCAAGGAGAAAAGCTCACTAAATTTCATTGTCATGTGAGCTGTCAAGGAGAAAAACCACTGTGAAAAAGACTTCCCACtctaataaagaaataaacatcCAAATGCTGGTCTCAGGGTGGGGTGATTCAAAGTCCGAATCATATTATCTAATAATGCGAAATAAACTAGTCAGCTTCCGCACTTAGTCATGTATACTACTATTTTTCATTGGCTAAAACAATATTGCAAGTGAATCCAGAGGAAAGTGTAAGAAACAGAGCACGCATAACATGGTATGAAAAGTAGTTCATAATTTGCCATTTATACAGATAAAGAATAAAAGAGTCAAGAAAGTAGTACAAAACAAAATCtataagattttcttttttcagctATTGTAAATGGAGTTCAACAATGTTAGGATTCTCCACGTTAAAACATTTTATCATTCAATTTACACGAGGTGCTATTTGGGAAATCCTTTCCTCTTCCAGAAGTGCATACGGATCAATATACTGGGGTGGTGAAATGGGTGTTTTGCTTGCATCATGGATGAATGAAGATCCAAAATACTGCCAAGAAAAGAGTAAGGATATAATATTAGTTCCGCAGATCAAAATACAGAATTACACACACCAATACAATGCGATCCTCTGATATTATACCAAAAGAAAACCTCATTCATTCTCTCAGATACAGACAGATCCACAAGCAAAATTTCTAGAAATTATCTATGAAGACAGCATAAATATAAACTGCTGATACCTAACAGTCAGAAATATGTATTATACTTTATTATCTTCTTGCATAAACAAACTTACCCTATCTACATCTGCTATTAACCTGTAATAAACTCAAATTCTTTGCATCTGAGATAATAGGGAAACtaaggaaagaagaagaaaaagatgaaaaagaatGAAAGGCCTTTTACTTCAGAAAAGAGCTATGTTAGATCAGAAAGTTTGGTTTCTATATTAGAGTTAAAATATGTAATAATAAGATGTGTCTGGCTgatgaaaacaaatttgaaacatttaaaaaacttaagggcgagagagagagagagagagagagagcttacTAAATAAAGCGCAGAGAAGAATGCCACTGTTATGAGGATCAATGGCCAAAACCCCAAGAAAAATGTCCCTCCAATTGTTAGCAATAGTTTGGCCCGCGGTATTAACCCCTGAAAGATAAGAATAGTCAAATACGTGTTCTCTTGAACTTTTTCTAGTTTTCACATACAAACACATAGaccataaagaaaagaaaagccaaacaacaaatgaaaggacCAACTGACAACAAAAGCTGAATTAAAGTTTCCGGAGAGAACAAAAGCAACTAGCAATTAATGCAACGGTCATGCAAATAAATCAAGAACACAATTGTAATTCATTAATAAAAAACCAAGGTCACCAGGCATGCTCTAGAAGCTTCAGCATAGCAAGCTTAAAACCATATACAGTacaaaatctaatttttatgCTGGGCCCTTTGATCATTACCAATTGCAGGCTATGTtagttattttaaaactttaactTAGGTTCTAGGTCTTCTTAATTGACATTTATTTAGCTTTACATGATCGACATATAACTAAATTCTCTTTAGGTTTGTTAGTCTGGCCTAATTCATGGAAAATAGTGTTTAACATACCCCATTTAATGAAGCAACAAAATGGTGGTAACCATAactataatgaaaaaataatttgcGGAGAATTCGATGATTCCCAGTTTCATATTTCCTTGAGTTAGGAACTTAAAAACACAAACTTAGTCAGAGAGAAGCTACTTCCACCTATACTTAGCACAATTAACAAACTAACAATAAAATTGAACATGAGTTAAACCTCAAGGCCTTCGCTGTTCAACATCATGGAGCGCTCCTTTTGATTGAGAAGGCTTCTTTCGACCTCCTCCGTTGAGACTGCATTTTTCTGTGAGAAAGCTCTTTCTTGTTTGCTAGTCTCATCATTAGGTCCATAGTCAGTCCTATTAGTGTCTTCAAGCAATGACGTTGGAGTCATACCCCTCTTCCTTAGTTCCTTCATAAACAATGACTCAGGAGGTTCTTCACCTGAAAACCCATTCATACATGAGAAAGTATTCCATCAACATAACTCAGAAGTTCAACTGGGATTGTTTGCTTTGCCCTGATATTACTCAATGATTCACAGATAAAACTGTATGCTTTATTAGTTGACTTTAAtcttagctatatatatatatatgcatatatataatcacGATTAGGCGGTTAATCATTTTCATCATTTAATAACTATGAACATACAGACTTTCCttcaaaaacttttataaaaaagtAGTTCCATACAATTTTCTCTCCAGGTTTCTCAGCAATCAAACAAAAGGGTTACTTCCTTGTCGATTCAAATCGTTATTCCTGTCTAACAAGCTGAGAAAGCAAGATATCTTCAATCACACCagacacaaaaacaaaacagtagcttaaaaatggaaaaaatgaaaaaagaaacagagaagaactagaaaaaaaaaaaaaaaaatgaaagctcACCATTGCTTTCTTTGCCCGGTTCTTGAGCTGCACAGCAGACCCTAAACCTCTTGGTGGTGCAATATCTGGAGGCGTTAGAGCTTGGCAACCTGAGAATCCTCTTCTTGGGACAAGATTCCGAGTAGAAGCATGTGGGTTTTGTTTGGGAAACGGGAATTGGAGATTGAGTGTATCTCAGCATTTGTACAGAGGCCATTTGGTCTTTTGCATCAATCAGAATGTAATTTCATTTCGCccccaaacacacacacaaattttctttttcaatctttttatttttttcttttttttctttttattttttctttttctttttcttttcttgagaGCGAAAGCTCCTTCTAGAGGTGAATATGGGGTATGGGTGCGTATTGTAGCTTAGGATGGTAATTGTTGTATAACATGCGCAGGTGATGAGTGGTGCACTCGGTGGTGTGTACAGTTTTGTGGCTAGGAATTGCGGTTGGGGAAGAATCACGTTCTGTGACGCTGTCTGGGAATAATACATTTAATACTCCctgaaatttatgaaaataaataaaataaaaataagatcaTCAATTTtgttacttaattttttttattgcaatgAATGAATGAGAAAAcactgattaaaaaaatattacgaAAGATTAGCCAGTAATCCAACCAGTTTGGAATGATATTTTGTGATGATcattggaaattgattttttttttctttttattaaaaaaactacATAATTTTCATTGGAATATAGCATTTacgtttttccttttcatttttttaattattatttaaataaataataacaaacttGAATCGGATAAATTAGGGAAGATTGATCATGTAAATTGGAGCCATCGATGAGGAAGACTAGAGGCCAACAAGAGAAAATGATCTCCTTCTCTTTGGACATTTGTAGTCACATGGTTTCTGTTTATTGTTCCCATGGCCCACCAATTCATGGATTTTACGAAAAAGGcccaaaatgtttttttttttttttttttttttttttttttttttttttgcatttaaaatgcttaaaatgtttttttccccccctttttttttttttaactttaattgttcaaaatgaTCTGTACTTGTTGAaacatacaataatattattgaacACTTAGTAATAATTATGTTGTACAAGTTTATAGGTTATATGATTTATGTtccactttattattttttataggtGTACTCTATTATAATTGACCATTATTACTTTCAATGATGATGCATAATTATTACGCTTAAGCTTTTCTCCGATTAACTATTTCTCTGTCTCATAGAATTGAAATCATTATAAGTCATGAGACTCTAAAGTACTTTCCTGTCAGACAAAAGCTAGACAATCAGTTGAGAATGAAATCAccaatttcttgttttttcttttttggctgaaaacAAAGTAATGCTCTCTAAACTTTAATAAATTGCATAAGAAATTAAGAAGTCATAGCAGGAGTACCAAACCAATATGGATTCCTTTGTAGCCTTGAGTACACGCAAATTTCAAGTTCGGTTTGGGACCCATGCCGTTAGAGCTTTATGACAATTGGAATGACTTTCTTGCATTTTGGCCTTTTCTTATACAAAAtaatgtataataataattttgtaattgGATTGGACGGCTACATAAGTTTGAGATTTTCCTTTGCTACACAAATTAAGGTAGGGTTTCTAGTTAACCATGAACCATTATTGTTGTAGCTACGTTTCTCGTTATGTAACTTTTGTATATTGGCACTTGTAACAAGTAAAATATGGATATAACTTATAATCGAGATATGAACATTCACTATTTGTGGTACATCGAGAATTGTTCAATTCGGTCGTAAAAATTTTATGGTTGAGATTGAACTACGAAACCTCGAGATAGTTTAGTtgagtatttaattatttccataaatttgaaagcaatatatatttttttaaaacaaaaaaaagaaaaaaaaaagaaaaaaaaaaggagaagactTTTACAGTTATTGAATAGTTGATTGGTagtatatttgttattaatttataaacacAATAATCCAAATTTTTCCAGGCAAATAATGATCTAGGGAAAGAGGTACTTTATAAATCCTttcaaaagataatatatacatatagaagaATTCTTTTTTAGATCGAAACTCaaaataatttggatttttgacatttcataaaaatacagaagaacataataattatatatttataagaaataacttatttattgtgaattcaaaaaaaaaaaaaaaaaaaaagtcgctTATATGCTGAAGGGTAGGAGTAAAACATCCACATACACCAAGTAGGGGCTTGACAAAGCCAAATATTCACCATCACCCCCTCCCGTCAACATtggagattggtcaactttTACATCATTCACTCacatataaataacaaattgaAGGCATAGAGTTGTAACAAACTTGTACAGCTTCCAACTACACTTGCTTGTAACTTGTGGacttttctatttgtttatttcaaCAGTTCAAACTTTAGAAGGTGCATTTTTAGACTccttataatattttcttgtaCGTATGCACCTCAATATGGTGTCCTTTAGTATATATTCAAATTCCATGTgtctactattatttttatttattttttttggtttgtctcTGTTTAAATTTTACAGTCCAACAAGAAACAAAATTCAATATGTAAAATGGGTTATCACATGGGCATACCTATTATGGATCATATTTTCAAATCAATAGTATTAAagttaacaaattatttattaaataatatttaatgatattcaatttgtTTATTAGATTCATTTacctatatttatattatattataagattttttttttgtgaccaTTTGACATAGACTTTtagaacaaaaaccaaattcaaATACTTTGGGATTAGGGAATGAACCCAAAATCTATTTCTTACCATATCAAAACACCACTTTACATAAAGGCTCATGCTTTAAAggttattaatataaaaatatatatatatatatatatatatattttaaagaatagATGTATTTTATGAAGAATCATTATTTGAGGAAAGTAGTGGATCAAAACGAGAAATGGAGAGGAAGAAGAGTGTCTAGTAAGTCTAATTtctttttgagaaattttattgGTGAGCTAGGTGGGAATGATTTAGGGTTCATTGGGAACCCATTTACCTGATGTAATAAAAAGGGAGGAACAGGCGAATATTAGGGAGAGATTAGACAGAGTTATTGCAAGTCCCGAATGGCTTACTTTGTTTAATCAAGCTGGAGTGGTTCACTTAGTGGCCACAAGATTGGATCACATGCCTATGCTTCTGTGTTCCAATTTGGACCATAAAAAAACACCGATACCCTTCTGCTATTTGGAGATGTGGACCCGTGATCTGACTTATGAGTATGTGATTAATCAACCGTGGATAGAAGCTTAAACTAATCGCAGAAGAATGTACCTAACAGTTAAATTTCATTGCACTGCAGGGCCTTGAACAAGTGGAAAAGGGAAGTTTTCGGATTCTTCCAGTCCAAAATCCAGGGTCTGGAGGAACAAATTGGATTGATCCAAAGTTTGGAGTCTTCAGAGGCTAATTTAGAGATCGAATCCGCCTTGCAAAGGGAACTAGTTGAATGACAGTACAGGCTGAAACTACTATGGAGGCAGAAGTCGAAAGAGTTCTGGTTACAAGCAGGAGATAGAAATTCCAAATTCTTTCACGTATCCATGATGGTCAACCGACATATATCTTTTATAGTAGCCGAAATGACAATGGTCAATAGTTGACCAATAGGGAAGACATTAGGAGGTTTCTGGTGGATAGGTTCTCCAACCTGTTCTAAGATGAAGGGCGCTTGCATTACCATCAGCTGGATGATTTTATTCAGACGACGGTCTTTAGAGATGAGAATGATGCTATCGTTTCTATTCCTTCAGAATTGGAAATTCTAGAAGTTGTTAAAACGATGAACCCAGTTAAGTTGCCTGGACCAGATGGTATGGAGGCCCTATTCTTTCAATGGTATTGGAGCATTGTTGCGAGTGAAGTTATTAAAATTGTCCCGAATGTCTTCAAGTTTGGGTTAATATCGGCTGCAATTAACAAAACATTTATTATGCTGGTCCCTAAGACCCTTCAAGCTTCTCAATTCAATTAGTTTCGGCCCATAAGTTTGTGTAATACAATTTACAAAGTGATGTCCAAATTTTTGGCTTTTTGGATTCGGCCTTTGCTTCCAAAGTTGATATCTCTGAATCAGGTGGCTTTTACTCCTGGAAGATGGATTGGGGAGAATTCGATACTCGTCAACCAAAATTATTCACActatgaagaggaaaaaagggaCAAATGGCCTAGTTGGTATCAAGATAGACCTGCACAAAGCCTATGAACGGGTGGACCGGAGCATGCTCAATGAAATTCTTATCAGGTACAAATTTAATAGTAGAGCAGTGGGCTTACTAAGCCAGTGCTACTCAATTGAAAAAGCTTCAATTCTGCTCAATGAGAGTGTTTGAGAGAATGTGAGATTAAAAAGAGGCATACGTCAAGGAGGACCTAATATCGCCTTATCTATTCATTCTATTCCTGGAGCTTTTATTTAGAATGTTTCATAAGCTGGAATTGGAAGGGAAAATGCATGGAGTTAAGATAGGGAGGAATAGTCCAGCTATATCTCATTTATTTTTCGCTGACGATATTATGGTCTTCTGTCATGCGGATAGATAGGAAGTTCGAGAAGTGGAAAAATGTCTTCAACAGTTTAGCAATTGAACCGAACAGATGGTTAACAACACGAAGTCGGGATGTTTCTTTTCAATGAATGTTACTGGGAAATCAAAGCAAGCATCAAAATTATCCTCAACTTCAAGGAGCTGCCTAGAGATGCCAGGTGTTAAGACAATCCCCTTTTCCttgggaaaaataaaacaaaggacTATGAGGAAATTCAAGAATGAGTCATTGCTAGACTCAAGGATTGGAAGGCCAATATACTATCTCAAGCAGGCATACTTGTGTTAGTCAAATCAGTGATTTCTACAATTCCAGTTTATGCGATGTCGACCTACAAGCTTCCGAAGAGGTGGTGCATGAATATTGATAAATTGGCGAGTAGATTCTTATGGAAAGGGTGTGAGGATAATGGAAGGAACAACTTTTCAGTATCTAGGAAGAAAACTTGTAGGCTGAAGTCTTTTGGAGGCTTGGGAATTCGAAAGATGGAAGATGTGAACAAAGCAATGCTTTGTAAGATAGGCTGGTCATTGGATAAAACTCCTAATCTTCATTGGGTGAGGCCTTAAAGGCCAAGTACTTTCCTTCATCAAACTTCATGTCTTGTGCAAGGAAAAAATAAAGCTTTTAGATATGGAAAGGACTCCTTAGAATTAGGCCAGTTTTAGCCAAGAGCCTCTGTTTTAGGATGGGAAAAGGTAACTCCATTAACTACTGGGAGGATTCTTGGATCCCAAACAACCAAAATTTTTGGCCAATCCCAAATCATAACTTAGATAATATTCAATATGGCATGGTAGATTCTCTAATGCTTCAGAATGGTGATTGGAATATTTCGCTATTGGAACAGCTTTTTGATAGGACTACTGTTGGCAATATATCCAAGATTTTCTAGAAGAATAATATCCTAGAGGATGAATTTATTTGGCTTAGAAACCATTCTGATGATTTCAGTGTTAGGTCTATTTACAGAATTCCTAACCAGCATTCTAATGAGAACATGAAATGGTGGAAGTTTCTCTGGAGTAGCAGCATTCATGACAGGTTTAAACTACTTGTTTGGAAGCTGATTTCGAAAAGCCTACCAGTCCGAGCAGCTTTGATACAAAGGAATTGGACTGTGGAAGATCCTAAATGCCCACATGGCTATGACTATATTGAGGATGAAGTCCATCTCTTCTTTCAGTGCCATGTTGCTAGAGCTATGTGGCTGGCATCCCTATGGGGCATAAGGTGGAGTGAAAACCAAGCTAACAGTTTGGAATTCTATGTTGACTATTTGGCTAATTCGGAGGGTAGGCTCCCAATGCACTCTAGtgatagaaatattttttttcctttttatggcTCTTGCCCCGAGGGCGATCTGGGAGGTGAGGAATAAACTCCTTTTTGAAGGAGTTAATTGTTGCCTTGAGGAACAAGTAAAGTTggtgtttgataaatttaatgagTATCTTTTTGTCTCGACTTTGACTGGAAACCTTAGAGCCGAGCAAAGGGTGAACTCCCCATGGTGCAAGCATCCAGTGGGAACCATCAAGATTAACACTGACGTAGCCATAGGAGAAGGGTTTGCAGGGCTTGGTTTAGCTGCTAGAAACCATAATGGTGAAGTGattaaaattcaagcttttagGGAACGAATGGATAATCCTGAAGCTGTTGAAGCGGCCGCGATCTATGAAGCAGTCTTTCTAGCTTGGAAGAAGGATTCACTAATGTATGTTGTAAGAGTGATGCTAAGTTAGTTATCGAAAGTGTGAGGGATATGGGAGATACTCCTTGTCATTGGAGAGCAGCTGGTTTCCTTAGGAAAAATTGGGAGCTAATTCCTTGTTTTGAATCCATCTTTTTCAATGGACATCGAAACATAATAATGTTTTGGCTTGTCTGGTTGCTAGATGGGGTCTTGTAAATGTAGATCTAGGCTTGGTGTCTTCTTATAGCATTTCTAATCATTTTGTTTCAACAATGAATCAGGAAAAAGGTACAATTACCATGGCCTGATTCATTGGCAACATGCTTGTAAGTATGTTGGTCCCTTTTGGTTATAAAACACCCCAATttcagcaacaacaacaaaataaaataaaataaaaaagaagaaaaaaaagaaaggcagAACTTAAACTATCATTTCAAGAACCACATCACATAAATCAGCCTctaaatatattcaccaaaaaaaaaaggaaaaaagaaaaagaaatcagcCTTTAAGTAAAGCAACAACCATGGAGGTCCATCCTTCATCCAAGATTCAAAAGAATCAATGGATAGATCATGATTTGCCAAAAGACGAGCCGCACAATTAGAATCCCTAGGAGTATAAGAGCAGCAAAAAGACCCATTAGAGGAACCCAACAACTTGCGAACATCTTCTACAACAAAACAATTTCACTCCAAGAAACCCATCAGACCTGCCAATCAAATTAACAACAGCTTGAGCATCCGACACTAGCTCCATCTCAAAGAAACCAATCTGGCCACAAAACACCAATGCTTCCTTAATTGCCAAAAGTTCAGCAGTTATAGGGTCAAACAATTgatgaaatggtattttgaTGCTGCAGCCATTAACAAACCTTTATGATTTCTAATTACAACACCCACTCCTATCATAGGGTCAAAACTCATGCTTTCAAAGTTAAATGGTCTTAAAAAGTGGCATTTCTGCAAGCTTAAACTTTTAGAAGATCTGCGTTTTAATATAATGAAATTATCTTTTGGTAtcaatgatttttctttatcttatttatttccattattttttttaaaaaaattaatccttttttatttatttttcacaattttttattttttttttggaatgaatttagttatttttcattattcgGTTGCCTCATTTCCATGGAGATTTATAAATTAGCCAAAATATCTCAACATTATTTGAGGAGCCAGATCatttaatttccatttattaatttaaagtttCCACCGATATGAATTAATTCTCACtgattaagaaaataagaaGGGATATGATTACGACAAACCCAGTTATTAGCTACCTGCCTCAATGAAGCTCTGTTGTTTGACTAGACAGAAATTCCCAGTGGCCAATTTGTTTTCTTATAAACAAcagcaacaaaagaaaaatgaaaagcaaaaaatatttaaaaatgatgaTTTAGCTTTAATCTCTTTTTTGGCTTCTCTTTTTATTTCTCTCcaattctttcttttatttttgttttttgttttgttttgtttttttggctaaaagtcctttgtttttgttataCATAATAGCAATATGATATATACATCTTtctaagttttaaaattaaaactctCCTTAAAATTTTATACTCCCGCATAGTTTTGAACTTTTACAATCACTAAAACACAAGAAGCAAAACGGGAGTTTGTGAATAAAAAAGAGCATAATCTGATTGAAAATTTGACTAGCAGAAATTACTCTTTAATCAATTAGCAGGAAAATTCAAGTGCTTTCTTCAcagcagaaaaacaaaaaatataaaaaaaataaatataaaaaataatctccACTCTTTCCATTCATACACGTGTCACAACAGAAAGCCACATAATTAAACCTGGTTCAGTTTTGGCTTACATTCCCATCCAACTTGACTACCTCTACGCCCAGCAGGCCAACACAGAAAAAGCTTTTATATGTACGGCGATACTACATGAGTGTACAAGGTTTATACAGCAAAATCAATATccgtttcctttttttaattttggcagAGACAATTATAATGATCTACAACAAACCAATAAATCAACCAAATCTCACATAaagatgttttctttttatatccTGATTAGGAGCAGCAAAGTTATGGAAGAAGAGCTGAATATTATTCCATGAACTCCTTTTCTTGCCTGTCTTAATGGATGGTCTTTACCTGGATTGATTGAAATGCCATTGACGTAGCACGAGTTGGAATCACATCTGAGACCACCAAAACTGAATCCCCCTCTTTCATCAACCCTTTTGATTTTATAACGTCAATGGTGGTCGAGATATTTGCTTCAATATCATCTGACAAATCTACAAGGAGAGGAGTAACTCCCCACTGCAAATTCAGAGC
This genomic interval carries:
- the LOC107435587 gene encoding uncharacterized protein LOC107435587 gives rise to the protein MASVQMLRYTQSPIPVSQTKPTCFYSESCPKKRILRLPSSNASRYCTTKRFRVCCAAQEPGKESNGEEPPESLFMKELRKRGMTPTSLLEDTNRTDYGPNDETSKQERAFSQKNAVSTEEVERSLLNQKERSMMLNSEGLEGLIPRAKLLLTIGGTFFLGFWPLILITVAFFSALYLYFGSSFIHDASKTPISPPQYIDPYALLEEERISQIAPRVN